A section of the Thunnus albacares chromosome 6, fThuAlb1.1, whole genome shotgun sequence genome encodes:
- the rps25 gene encoding 40S ribosomal protein S25, whose protein sequence is MPPKQDKKKDTGKSKKDKDPVNKSGGKAKKKKWSKGKVRDKLNNLVLFDKATYDKLYKEVPNYKLITPAVVSERLKIRGSLARNALQELLAKGMIKLVSKHRAQLIYTRNTKGGDEEAAAEKS, encoded by the exons ATG CCTCCTAAGCAAGACAAGAAGAAGGACACCGGGAAGTCCAAAAAGGACAAGGACCCAGTCAACAAGTCTGGAGGCAAAGCCAAGAAGAAG AAGTGGTCCAAGGGAAAAGTGAGGGACAAGCTCAACAACCTGGTCCTCTTCGACAAGGCGACCTACGACAAGCTGTACAAAGAAGTTCCCAACTACAAACTCATCACCCCAGCTGTTGTTTCTGAGAGGCTGAAGATCCGTGGCTCCCTGGCCAGGAACGCTCTTCAGGAGCTGCTCGCCAAAG GCATGATCAAACTGGTGTCCAAACACAGAGCACAGCTGATTTACACACGTAACACCAAGGGCGGAGATgaggaggcagcagcagagaaatcCTAA
- the slc37a4a gene encoding glucose-6-phosphate exchanger SLC37A4a, producing the protein MATASYGYYRGTIFLAMFVGYTLYYFNRKTFSFVMPSVMQEITLDKDDLGMITSSQSLAYAISKFISGVLSDQVSARWLFSIGLFMVGGINVVFSWSSTVAVFSGLWFLNGLGQGLGWPPCGRVLRKWFEPSQFGTWWAILSCSMNLAGSLGPIIASVLAQSYSWRTILSVSGMVCMVVSFVCLLVIKNEPKDVGLPNVEAAAKKSKGKASSDESTLSEFLLSPYLWLLSVSYLVVFGVKTACTDWGQLFLIQDKGQSTLMGSSYMSALEVGGLLGSLAAGYFSDKAVAKQGMRIYGNPRHFILIIMMAGMFVSMYLFRVTVTPDSPKMWIIVLGAVFGFSSYGPIALFGVIANESAPSNYCGTSHAIVALMANIGGFLSGLPFSTIAKHHGWEMAFWVAEIICGVTAVGFFLLRNIKTKMGHVSKRAD; encoded by the exons ATGGCTACGGCAAGTTACGGATACTACAGAGGCACtatatttttagccatgtttGTTGGCTACACGCTGTACTACTTTAACAGAAAGACTTTCTCCTTTGTGATGCCTTCTGTAATGCAAGAGATTACGCTGGATAAGGATGACCTGG GCATGATCACCAGCAGTCAGTCTTTGGCCTACGCTATCAGTAAGTTCATCAGCGGCGTGCTTTCAGACCAGGTCAGTGCCCGCTGGCTCTTCTCCATTGGCTTGTTCATGGTGGGAGGCATCAACGTGGTTTTCTCCTGGTCCTCCACCGTAGCCGTCTTCTCTGGCCTGTGGTTTCTCAACGGCCTTGGCCAGGGTCTCGGCTGGCCTCCCTGTGGCAGGGTGCTGCGCAAG TGGTTCGAGCCCTCTCAGTTCGGGACATGGTGGGCCATTCTCTCCTGCAGCATGAATCTGGCTGGCAGCTTGGGCCCCATCATCGCCTCAGTGCTGGCCCAGAGCTACAGCTGGAGGACGATCCTGTCGGTCTCTGGAATGGTTTGCATGGTGGTCTCCTTTGTCTGCCTGCTGGTCATCAAGAACGAGCCTAAGGACGTGGGGCTGCCCAATGTAGAGGCAGCAGCCAAGAAAAGCAAAGGAA AAGCCTCCAGCGATGAAAGCACCCTGTCCGAGTTCCTGCTGTCACCCTACCTGTGGCTGCTCTCTGTGTCCTACCTGGTGGTGTTCGGGGTGAAGACGGCCTGCACCGACTGGGGCCAGCTGTTTCTCATTCAGGACAAGGGCCAGTCTACACTTATGG GTAGCTCATACATGAGTGCTCTGGAGGTTGGAGGCCTGTTGGGCAGTCTCGCAGCAGGTTACTTCTCTGACAAGGCGGTGGCCAAA caaggCATGAGAATCTATGGCAACCCTCGCCATTTCATCCTGATCATCATGATGGCTGGcatgtttgtgtccatgtaTCTGTTCAGAGTCACAGTCACTCCAGACAGTCCGAAG ATGTGGATTATTGTCTTGGGTGCTGTTTTTGGTTTCTCCTCCTATGGACCAATAGCATTGTTTGGCGTTATAGCCAATGAGAGCGCCCCGTCCAACTACTGTGGGACGTCACATGCCATTGTGGCCCTGATGGCCAACA TTGGTGGCTTCCTTTCTGGGCTTCCATTCAGCACAATCGCCAAGCACCACGGCTGGGAAATGGCCTTCTGGGTAGCAGAGATCATCTGCGGCGTCACCGCTGTTGGATTCTTCCTGCTGCGCAACATCAAAACCAAGATGGGTCACGTGTCCAAAAGGGCAGACTAA
- the sgcg gene encoding gamma-sarcoglycan: MVREQYVTTTQGSSAPRPVPDYVYKIGIYGWRKRCLYLFVLLLIVILVVNFALTIWIFRVMWFNTEGMGLLQVHSDGVKLEEGESEFLSPVYAEEIHSREDSSLLVHSSQNVSLNARNENGDVTGRISVGPKEAQGHARNLLINSHNDNMLFTADGEQAVIGPDKLRITGPEGALFQHSVEVPLLRSELFKDLRLESPTRSLSLDAPKGVHLKALAGDIEAASNMDIILQSTVGLLVLDAETVSMPSLPLSKGGVSGNAEGLYEVCVCPSGKLFLSKAGVTSTCSENQEC, encoded by the exons ATGGTGCGAGAGCAATATGTCACCACCACCCAGGGCAGCAGCGCGCCCAGGCCGGTGCCTGACTACGTCTACAAGATTGGCATCTATGGCTGGAGGAAGCGCTGCCTCTACCTGTTTGTCCTGTTGCTCATCGTCATCCTGGTGGTCAACTTCGCCCTCACCATCTGGATCTTCAGGGTGATGTGGTTCAACACG GAAGGGATGGGACTCCTACAAGTCCACTCTGATGGGGTCAAGCTGGAGGAGGGCGAGTCGGAGTTCCTGTCTCCCGTCTACGCTGAGGAGATCCACTCCAGAGAA gactCTTCACTTCTTGTGCACTCATCGCAAAACGTTTCCCTCAATGCCCGCAATGAAAATGGTGATGTCACAGGGAGGATATCTGTGG gtCCAAAAGAGGCTCAGGGACACGCTCGGAATCTGCTCATTAACTCCcacaatgacaacatgctgTTCACTGCAGATGGCGAACAGGCTGTGATTGGACCAGACAAACTACGCATCACAG GTCCCGAAGGAGCGCTGTTCCAGCATTCAGTTGAGGTTCCCCTGCTGAGGTCTGAACTTTTCAAAGACCTGAG GTTGGAGTCGCCTACTCGTTCTCTCAGTTTGGACGCACCAAAAGGAGTTCATCTCAAAGCTTTGGCTGGCGACATTGAAGCTGCGTCCAATATGGATATCATCCTGCAGTCTACTGTAGGACTG CTGGTGCTGGATGCTGAGACCGTGAGCATGCCGAGCCTGCCCCTGAGCAAAGGAGGGGTTTCTGGAAATGCTGAGGGTCTCTATGAGGTCTGTGTCTGTCCCAGCGGCAAGCTCTTCCTGTCCAAGGCTGGGGTCACCTCCACTTGCAGCGAGAACCAGGAGTGCTAG
- the trappc4 gene encoding trafficking protein particle complex subunit 4, translating to MTHFVSAGQDVAKMVIFSVFVVNKAGGLIYQYDNYVPRAEVEKTFSHPLDLVLKHHDEKVVVSFGQRDGIRVGHAVLSINGVDVLGKNTADGKDILEYLKDPSNYPVSIRFGRARLSSNEKLMLASMFHSLFAIGSQLSPEVGSSGIEMLETDVFKLHCFQTLTGIKFIVLADPRQSGIDALLRKIYEIYSDFALKNPFYSLEMPIRCELFDQNLKSALEIAEKAGNFGAGS from the exons atgacacatttcGTGTCAGCTGGGCAGGACGTTGCAAAGATGGTGATCTTCAGTGTGTTTGTAGTTAACAAGGCTGGAGGTTTAATTTACCAATATGACAACTATGTCCCGAGAGCAGAGGTCGAGAAAACGTTTAGTCATCCTTTAGATTTGGTGCTCAAGCATCACGATGAAAAAGTCGTCGTGTCGTTTGGACAGCGAGACGGAATCAGAG TGGGCCATGCAGTGCTCTCCATCAATGGAGTCGATGTGCTTGGAAAGAATACAGCAGATGGAAAGGACATCCTTGAATACTTAAAAGATCCCTCAAATTATCCAGTGTCTATTCGATTTGGACGGGCCCGACTAAGCTCCAATGAGAAGCTGATGCTGGCATCCATGTTCCACTC GTTGTTTGCTATAGGATCACAGCTGTCCCCTGAAGTTGGCAGTTCGGGGATCGAGATGCTAGAAACGGACGTCTTTAAACTCCACTGCTTCCAGACTCTGACAG GGATTAAGTTCATCGTGCTGGCAGACCCTCGACAATCTGGCATTGATGCACTGCTGAGGAAGATTTATGAGATCTATTCAGATTTTGCTCTCAAGAACCCGTTTTATTCTCTTGAAATGCCAATCAG GTGTGAACTCTTTGATCAGAATCTGAAGAGTGCATTGGAGATCGCAGAGAAAGCTGGTAACTTTGGAGCTGGATCTTGA
- the cfap45 gene encoding cilia- and flagella-associated protein 45, producing MRVGSSSATSRSSFTRRYRTRAPTSEVDESLFGSATPSDRRGNSASMARDPPLNNQQGETLQIITKDLIRNLKVPYKDPSGESIILPSAAFEQITSTSQVLTKEEREALKAAYQKKKDEEIKAAEDRKRQIYEADLSRKKNPALTELEIEARDRAQRLLERANALRMEQEEEIKKLNKLILGAQCQATRDAQIQEKKQIQTELTEEEKRLDAMMEVERRRALETVEQIDELRKQQRISGMQQIYNQIQQRREDRQLQDEMKEQERYQIRENQEKMNLEDLQAVEKKKEEQQRLQQEIMRINNETLRAKEQRREAEKLADKRDMEYIKNKLEREAEHEEQQRQIKKEKELEIARLRARQEKAKDYKADQDELRARRNQEIADREWRRKEKELAAKKAEEEAMLKAARVEQLRCKEHFLSIEAGREKAEFERVLKVQQETIVKLKEEEEKLRQKALHHSEAIRQQVKERELLAVAKRREFFKEADQLSEEARQRRVRLDEIKEKKLKELKATGLSEKYCSEVERKARAL from the exons ATG AGAGTGGGGTCCAGCTCCGCGACTTCAAGGAGCTCTTTCACCCGTCGGTACCGCACCCGGGCCCCCACCTCTGAGGTGGACGAGAGCCTGTTTGGGAGCGCTACACCG TCAGACAGACGTGGAAACTCAGCCTCCATGGCCAGGGATCCGCCCCTAAACAACCAACAAGGAGAGACTCTTCAAATCATCACCAAGGACCTCATTCGCAATCTCAA AGTCCCATATAAGGATCCTTCTGGAGAGTCCATCATTCTACCATCAGCTGCATTTGAGCAGATCACCTCAACATCCCAGGTTCTCAccaaggaggagagggaggcgTTGAAGGCGGCTtatcagaagaagaaagacgAGGAAATT AAAGCTGCAGAGGACAGGAAGCGTCAAATCTATGAGGCAGATCTGTCCCGTAAGAAGAACCCGGCGCTGACTGAGCTGGAGATAGAGGCCCGGGACCGAGCGCAGCGCTTGCTGGAGCGGGCCAATGCCCTCAGGATGGAGCAAGAGGAGGAGATTAAAAAGCTCAACAAG CTGATTCTGGGTGCTCAGTGCCAAGCCACACGCGATGCCCAGATccaggagaagaaacagatcCAGACGGAgttgacagaggaggagaagcgTCTGGATGCCATGATGGAGGTGGAGCGCCGCAGGGCCTTGGAGACCGTGGAGCAGATTGATGAGCTGCGCAAACAACAGAGGATCAG TGGAATGCAGCAAATTTACAACCAGATCCAGCAGCGTCGGGAGGACAGGCAACTGCAAGAcgagatgaaagagcaggagaGATACCAGATCCGAGAGAATCAGGAGAAAATGAACCTGGAGGATCTCCAG GctgtggagaagaagaaggaggagcaACAGCGTCTGCAGCAGGAGATCATGCGCATCAACAATGAGACCTTGAGGGCcaaggagcagaggagagaggcgGAGAAGCTGGCTGACAAGAGAGACATGGAatacatcaaaaacaaactg GAGCGGGAGGCAGAacatgaagagcagcagaggcAAATCAAGAAGGAGAAGGAGTTGGAGATTGCCAGGCTGAGGGCCCGGCAGGAGAAAGCAAAAGACTACAAGGCAGACCAG GATGAGCTCCGCGCTCGGAGGAACCAAGAAATAGCTGACAGAGaatggaggagaaaagagaaggagcTGGCTGCCAAGAAGGCGGAGGAGGAAGCGATGCTGAAGGCAGCTCGCGTGGAGCAGCTTCGCTGCAAAGAGCACTTCCTGTCCATTGAAGCTGGTCGAGAGAAGGCAGAGTTTGAGAGAGTGCTGAA AGTGCAACAAGAGACGATCGTCAAactgaaagaggaggaagaaaagctGCGTCAGAAGGCGCTCCACCATTCAGAGGCCATCAGGCAGCAGGTGAAGGAACGTGAGCTCCTGGCTGTAGCCAAGCGCAGAGAGTTCTTCAAGGAGGCTGATCAGCTGAGCGAGGAGGCCCGGCAGAGACGTGTGCGCCTTGATGAGATCAAAGAGAAAAAGCTCAAGGAGCTCAA GGCTACAGGGCTCTCTGAAAAATACTGCAGCGAAGTGGAGAGGAAGGCCCGGGCTCTCTGA